A genome region from Canis lupus dingo isolate Sandy chromosome 7, ASM325472v2, whole genome shotgun sequence includes the following:
- the S100A12 gene encoding protein S100-A12 encodes MTKLEDHLEGIVDVFHRYSARVGHPDTLSKGEMKQLIIRELPNTLKNTKDQATVDKLFQDLDADKDGQVNFNEFISLVSVVLDTSHKNTHKE; translated from the exons ATGACTAAGCTGGAGGACCACCTGGAGGGGATCGTTGATGTCTTCCACCGGTACTCAGCCCGGGTGGGGCATCCTGACACCCTTTCAAAGGGTGAGATGAAGCAGCTGATCATAAGGGAACTTCCAAACACCCTCAAG AACACCAAAGATCAAGCTACGGTTGACAAATTATTTCAAGATCTGGATGCTGATAAAGACGGACAGGTCAACTTCAATGAATTCATATCCCTGGTTTCTGTTGTGCTAGACACTTCTCATAAGAATACCCACAAAGAGTAG
- the S100A8 gene encoding protein S100-A8: MLTELESAINSLIEVYHKYSLVKGNYHALYRDDLKKLLETECPQYMKKKDADTWFQELDVNSDGAINFEEFLILVIKVGVASHKDIHKE, encoded by the exons ATGCTGACGGAACTGGAGAGTGCCATAAACTCCCTCATTGAGGTTTACCACAAGTACTCCCTGGTGAAGGGGAATTACCACGCCCTCTACAGAGATGACTTGAAGAAATTGTTAGAGACAGAGTGTCCTCAGTACATGAAG AAAAAGGATGCAGACACCTGGTTCCAAGAGTTGGATGTCAATAGCGATGGTGCAATTAACTTCGAGGAGTTCCTCATATTGGTGATAAAGGTGGGCGTGGCCTCCCACAAAGACATCCACAAGGAGTAG
- the S100A9 gene encoding protein S100-A9 — MADQMSQLECSIETIINIFHQYSVRLEHPDKLNQKEMKQLVKKELPNFLKKQKKNDNAINKIMEDLDTNGDKELNFEEFSILVARLTVASHEEMHKNAPEGEGHSHGPGFGEGSQGHCHSHGGHGHGHSH, encoded by the exons ATGGCAGACCAGATGTCGCAGCTAGAATGTAGCATCGAGACCATCATCAACATCTTCCACCAGTACTCTGTGCGACTGGAGCATCCGGACAAACTCaaccagaaagaaatgaaacagctGGTGAAAAAGGAGCTGCCAAACTTCCTCAAG aagcagaagaagaatGACAACGCCATAAACAAGATCATGGAAGACCTGGACACGAACGGAGACAAGGAACTGAACTTTGAAGAGTTCTCCATCCTGGTGGCCAGGCTGACGGTGGCCTCGCATGAGGAGATGCACAAGAATGCCCCGGAGGGAGAGGGCCACAGCCATGGGCCAGGCTTTGGGGAGGGCAGCCAGGGCCACTGCCACAGCCACGGTGGCCATGGCCACGGCCACAGCCACTAA